A window from Eubalaena glacialis isolate mEubGla1 chromosome 1, mEubGla1.1.hap2.+ XY, whole genome shotgun sequence encodes these proteins:
- the GPR15LG gene encoding protein GPR15LG — MRFLALASLLCILLLCLSVFSAEGRRYPRHPAKPGKSKPCCPRVPGPDLMTRKGHHVRSCRPCKFKPKPRSWVVPGALPQV, encoded by the exons ATGAGGTTTCTAGCCCTCGCCAGCCTACTCTGCATCTTGCTTCTCTGCTTGTCCGTCTTCTCCGCAGAAG GGAGAAGGTATCCGAGGCATCCTGCCAAGCCCGGGAAAAGCAAGCCCTGCTGTCCCCGAGTTCCTGGCCCTGACCTGATGACCCGGAAAG GACACCATGTGAGAAGCTGCAGACCATGCAAGTTCAAGCCAAAGCCCCGCTCTTGGGTGGTGCCTGGGGCACTCCCACAGGTGTAG